AAGTAACGAGGCTTTGACCAGAGACCCACGAAAAAATACAAGACGCCCCGCTCTCCAACTACAAGGAAAACGGGGCGTCATTCATTCACTACATCGAAATCCGACAGTTCCTTGTCTGCCAGAACTAGGATATCTATGTCGGAATCCTC
The window above is part of the Heliomicrobium undosum genome. Proteins encoded here:
- a CDS encoding nucleotidyltransferase domain-containing protein — translated: MLFGSVARQTVGEDSDIDILVLADKELSDFDVVNE